From Astyanax mexicanus isolate ESR-SI-001 chromosome 16, AstMex3_surface, whole genome shotgun sequence, one genomic window encodes:
- the hmg20b gene encoding SWI/SNF-related matrix-associated actin-dependent regulator of chromatin subfamily E member 1-related isoform X2, translating into MGGVKQEQHEAPASKSSHHTDSTQEEPVKKRGWPKGKKRKKVLPNGPKAPVTGYVRFLNERREQIRALHPDLPFPEITKRLGAEWSRLAPHDKQRYLDEAEREKMQYARELREYQKSEAYQLTNAKIQDKRIKKEELPSVIINANSSGSSTFKHSLLQSSDLSNRFDVPIFTEEFLDQNKAREAELRRLRKANVDFEEQNAVLQKHIADMFSAKERLEAELGQDELRTQALHRRLQAIKQALVSSLASVPLPGTGETPSVGTLDSYLSRLSSTLESSPHEHRALLLKLQELLAHLDSEKL; encoded by the exons ATGGGAGGAGTAAAACAAGAACAGCATGAAGCCCCTGCATCGAAGAGTTCCCATCATACAGATTCCACTCAGGAAGAA CCTGTTAAGAAGCGTGGCTGGCCCAAGGGTAAGAAGAGAAAGAAGGTTTTACCCAATGGTCCCAAAGCACCAGTGACCGGCTATGTGCGTTTCCTCAATGAGCGACGGGAACAGATTCGAGCTTTGCACCCTGACCTCCCTTTCCCCGAAATTACCAAGAGACTTGGCGCAGAATGGAGTCGCCTCGCCCCCCATGATAAACAG CGTTACCTGGATGAAGCAGAGCGAGAAAAAATGCAATATGCACGAGAACTAAGAGAGTATCAGAAGAGTGAAGCATACCAGCTTACAAATGCCAAAATCCAGGACAAAAGAATTAAGAAAG aGGAGTTACCATCTGTTATCATCAATGCTAATAGTTCAGGATCTTCCACTTTCAAA CATTCCCTTCTTCAGAGTTCAGACCTCTCCAACAGATTTGATGTGCCTATTTTTACTGAAGAGTTCCTGGACCAGAACAAAG CACGGGAGGCAGAGCTTCGGCGACTGCGGAAGGCTAACGTGGACTTTGAGGAGCAGAATGCTGTCTTACAGAAGCACATTGCTGACATGTTCAGTGCCAAAGAGCGATTAGAGGCTGAACTTGGTCAGGATGAGCTCCGCACTCAAGCTTTGCATCGCAGACTTCAAGCTATTAAACAGGCATTGGTCAGCAGTTTGGCCTCCGTGCCTCTGCCAG GTACAGGAGAGACCCCCTCGGTTGGAACTCTAGACTCATACCTAAGCCGCTTGAGCAGTACCTTAGAGAGCAGTCCTCATGAGCACCGGGCCCTACTGCTCAAGCTTCAAGAGCTTTTGGCTCACCTGGATAG TGAGAAACTTTGA
- the hmg20b gene encoding SWI/SNF-related matrix-associated actin-dependent regulator of chromatin subfamily E member 1-related isoform X1 yields MGGVKQEQHEAPASKSSHHTDSTQEENILSLTTQPVKKRGWPKGKKRKKVLPNGPKAPVTGYVRFLNERREQIRALHPDLPFPEITKRLGAEWSRLAPHDKQRYLDEAEREKMQYARELREYQKSEAYQLTNAKIQDKRIKKEELPSVIINANSSGSSTFKHSLLQSSDLSNRFDVPIFTEEFLDQNKAREAELRRLRKANVDFEEQNAVLQKHIADMFSAKERLEAELGQDELRTQALHRRLQAIKQALVSSLASVPLPGTGETPSVGTLDSYLSRLSSTLESSPHEHRALLLKLQELLAHLDSEKL; encoded by the exons ATGGGAGGAGTAAAACAAGAACAGCATGAAGCCCCTGCATCGAAGAGTTCCCATCATACAGATTCCACTCAGGAAGAA AACATACTTTCACTCACTACACAGCCTGTTAAGAAGCGTGGCTGGCCCAAGGGTAAGAAGAGAAAGAAGGTTTTACCCAATGGTCCCAAAGCACCAGTGACCGGCTATGTGCGTTTCCTCAATGAGCGACGGGAACAGATTCGAGCTTTGCACCCTGACCTCCCTTTCCCCGAAATTACCAAGAGACTTGGCGCAGAATGGAGTCGCCTCGCCCCCCATGATAAACAG CGTTACCTGGATGAAGCAGAGCGAGAAAAAATGCAATATGCACGAGAACTAAGAGAGTATCAGAAGAGTGAAGCATACCAGCTTACAAATGCCAAAATCCAGGACAAAAGAATTAAGAAAG aGGAGTTACCATCTGTTATCATCAATGCTAATAGTTCAGGATCTTCCACTTTCAAA CATTCCCTTCTTCAGAGTTCAGACCTCTCCAACAGATTTGATGTGCCTATTTTTACTGAAGAGTTCCTGGACCAGAACAAAG CACGGGAGGCAGAGCTTCGGCGACTGCGGAAGGCTAACGTGGACTTTGAGGAGCAGAATGCTGTCTTACAGAAGCACATTGCTGACATGTTCAGTGCCAAAGAGCGATTAGAGGCTGAACTTGGTCAGGATGAGCTCCGCACTCAAGCTTTGCATCGCAGACTTCAAGCTATTAAACAGGCATTGGTCAGCAGTTTGGCCTCCGTGCCTCTGCCAG GTACAGGAGAGACCCCCTCGGTTGGAACTCTAGACTCATACCTAAGCCGCTTGAGCAGTACCTTAGAGAGCAGTCCTCATGAGCACCGGGCCCTACTGCTCAAGCTTCAAGAGCTTTTGGCTCACCTGGATAG TGAGAAACTTTGA
- the btbd2a gene encoding BTB/POZ domain-containing protein 2a isoform X1, which produces MRCCACLFQQSLQCSPSKMAAGESNSRSSCLNLSNPGPLGNAQANSGVHSAPAGNAASASAAGRLNRTTGSTNPQPGLDSDVVVRATPNTEHQSRQAASQSAAAAAPASSAAAGAGASGEAPGSSASNMTAASSACSADTAAISSSSSSLPGSPASVLVYREPVYNWQATKSTVKERFAFLFNNEVLSDVHFLVGKGMGVQRIPAHRFALAVGSAVFDAMFNGGMATTSTEIELPDVEPAAFLALLKFLYSDEVQIGPETVMTTLYTAKKYAVPALEAHCVEFLKKNLRADNAFMLLTQARLFDEPQLASLCLENIDKNTADALAAEGFTDVDLDTLVAVLERDTLGVREVRLFGAAVRWAEAETQRQQLQPTPENKRRVLGKALGLIRFPLMTIEEFAAGPAQSGILTDREVVSLFLHFTVNPKPHVEFIDRPRCCLRGKECSITRFGQVESRWGYSGTSDRIRFSVNRRIFVVGFGLYGSIHGPTDYQVNIQIIHTDSNTVLGQNDTGFSCDGTANTFRVMFKEPVEILPSVNYIACATLKGPDSHYGTKGMRKVTHEAPATGTKTCFTFCYAAGNNNGTSVEDGQIPEVIFYT; this is translated from the exons ATGCGCTGTTGTGCATGTTTATTCCAGCAAAGTCTGCAGTGCTCTCCATCCAAGATGGCTGCGGGTGAGAGCAACAGCCGATCCTCTTGTCTGAACCTGTCTAACCCGGGCCCGCTGGGCAACGCCCAAGCGAACAGTGGAGTCCACTCGGCCCCGGCGGGCAACGCGGCGTCTGCGTCCGCCGCCGGAAGGCTGAACAGGACCACAGGGAGCACGAACCCCCAGCCAGGCCTGGACAGCGACGTCGTGGTAAGGGCCACACCGAACACGGAGCACCAATCTCGGCAAGCGGCCAGCCAAAGTGCCGCTGCGGCGGCCCCTGCGTCGTCTGCGGCTGCTGGAGCGGGAGCAAGCGGAGAGGCTCCGGGAAGCTCCGCGTCCAACATGACCGCGGCTTCGTCGGCTTGCTCGGCGGACACGGCCGccatctcctcctcctcgtcgTCGCTGCCCGGCAGCCCGGCCTCCGTGCTGGTCTACCGAGAGCCCGTTTACAACTGGCAGGCGACGAAAAGCACGGTGAAAGAAAGGTTCGCGTTTCTGTTTAACAACGAGGTGCTAAGCGACGTCCATTTTTTGGTGGGGAAGGGGATGGGAGTGCAGCGCATTCCTGCACACAG ATTTGCTCTCGCCGTTGGGAGCGCTGTATTCGACGCCATGTTCAACGGAGGCATGGCCACAACATCAACAGAAATTGAGCTGCCAGATGTGGAACCGGCTGCCTTTTTGGCTCTCCTCAA GTTTCTATACTCTGATGAGGTTCAGATTGGACCAGAGACAGTGATGACTACATTATACACTGCGAAAAAGTATGCTGTGCCTGCACTTGAGGCACACTGTGTGGAGTTCCTGAAGAAAAACCTGCGTGCTGATAACGCTTTTATGTTGCTTACCCAG GCACGGCTGTTTGATGAGCCACAGCTTGCCAGCCTCTGCCTGGAGAATATAGACAAGAACACTGCAGATGCTCTTGCTGCTGAGGGCTTCACCGACGTTGACCTTG ACACTCTGGTGGCTGTGCTGGAGAGGGACACGCTAGGGGTGCGAGAGGTGCGCTTGTTTGGGGCTGCAGTGCGTTGGGCTGAGGCAGAGACCCAACGACAGCAACTACAACCCACCCCAGAGAACAAGCGGCGGGTGTTGGGCAAAGCCCTCGGCCTCATCCGGTTTCCACTGATGACCATAGAAGAGTTTGCTGCAG GTCCAGCTCAATCGGGTATTCTCACAGACCGGGAGGTGGTCAGCCTCTTCCTACACTTTACCGTTAACCCCAAACCTCATGTGGAATTTATTGACCGACCGCGCTGCTGTCTACGGGGGAAGGAGTGCAGCATCACACGCTTTGGCCAGGTGGAGAGCCGCTGGGGATATAGCGGCACCAGTGATCGCATACG GTTTTCTGTGAATCGCAGAATATTTGTGGTGGGATTTGGGCTCTATGGCTCCATACATGGTCCAACCGACTATCAGGTCAACATTCAG ATTATCCACACAGACAGCAACACAGTCCTGGGACAGAATGACACAGGCTTCAGCTGTGATGGGACAGCAAATACCTTCAGAGTGATGTTCAAGGAACCTGTGGAGATCCTTCCCAGTGTCAACTACATTGCTTGTGCAACGCTTAAG GGACCCGATTCCCACTATGGTACCAAGGGCATGCGCAAAGTCACTCATGAAGCCCCAGCCACTGGCACCAAGACCTGCTTCACATTTTGTTATGCTGCTGGAAACAACAATGGCACTTCTGTAGAAGACGGACAAATTCCAGAGGTCATATTTTACACATAA
- the btbd2a gene encoding BTB/POZ domain-containing protein 2a isoform X2 yields the protein MRCCACLFQQSLQCSPSKMAAGESNSRSSCLNLSNPGPLGNAQANSGVHSAPAGNAASASAAGRLNRTTGSTNPQPGLDSDVVVRATPNTEHQSRQAASQSAAAAAPASSAAAGAGASGEAPGSSASNMTAASSACSADTAAISSSSSSLPGSPASVLVYREPVYNWQATKSTVKERFALAVGSAVFDAMFNGGMATTSTEIELPDVEPAAFLALLKFLYSDEVQIGPETVMTTLYTAKKYAVPALEAHCVEFLKKNLRADNAFMLLTQARLFDEPQLASLCLENIDKNTADALAAEGFTDVDLDTLVAVLERDTLGVREVRLFGAAVRWAEAETQRQQLQPTPENKRRVLGKALGLIRFPLMTIEEFAAGPAQSGILTDREVVSLFLHFTVNPKPHVEFIDRPRCCLRGKECSITRFGQVESRWGYSGTSDRIRFSVNRRIFVVGFGLYGSIHGPTDYQVNIQIIHTDSNTVLGQNDTGFSCDGTANTFRVMFKEPVEILPSVNYIACATLKGPDSHYGTKGMRKVTHEAPATGTKTCFTFCYAAGNNNGTSVEDGQIPEVIFYT from the exons ATGCGCTGTTGTGCATGTTTATTCCAGCAAAGTCTGCAGTGCTCTCCATCCAAGATGGCTGCGGGTGAGAGCAACAGCCGATCCTCTTGTCTGAACCTGTCTAACCCGGGCCCGCTGGGCAACGCCCAAGCGAACAGTGGAGTCCACTCGGCCCCGGCGGGCAACGCGGCGTCTGCGTCCGCCGCCGGAAGGCTGAACAGGACCACAGGGAGCACGAACCCCCAGCCAGGCCTGGACAGCGACGTCGTGGTAAGGGCCACACCGAACACGGAGCACCAATCTCGGCAAGCGGCCAGCCAAAGTGCCGCTGCGGCGGCCCCTGCGTCGTCTGCGGCTGCTGGAGCGGGAGCAAGCGGAGAGGCTCCGGGAAGCTCCGCGTCCAACATGACCGCGGCTTCGTCGGCTTGCTCGGCGGACACGGCCGccatctcctcctcctcgtcgTCGCTGCCCGGCAGCCCGGCCTCCGTGCTGGTCTACCGAGAGCCCGTTTACAACTGGCAGGCGACGAAAAGCACGGTGAAAGAAAG ATTTGCTCTCGCCGTTGGGAGCGCTGTATTCGACGCCATGTTCAACGGAGGCATGGCCACAACATCAACAGAAATTGAGCTGCCAGATGTGGAACCGGCTGCCTTTTTGGCTCTCCTCAA GTTTCTATACTCTGATGAGGTTCAGATTGGACCAGAGACAGTGATGACTACATTATACACTGCGAAAAAGTATGCTGTGCCTGCACTTGAGGCACACTGTGTGGAGTTCCTGAAGAAAAACCTGCGTGCTGATAACGCTTTTATGTTGCTTACCCAG GCACGGCTGTTTGATGAGCCACAGCTTGCCAGCCTCTGCCTGGAGAATATAGACAAGAACACTGCAGATGCTCTTGCTGCTGAGGGCTTCACCGACGTTGACCTTG ACACTCTGGTGGCTGTGCTGGAGAGGGACACGCTAGGGGTGCGAGAGGTGCGCTTGTTTGGGGCTGCAGTGCGTTGGGCTGAGGCAGAGACCCAACGACAGCAACTACAACCCACCCCAGAGAACAAGCGGCGGGTGTTGGGCAAAGCCCTCGGCCTCATCCGGTTTCCACTGATGACCATAGAAGAGTTTGCTGCAG GTCCAGCTCAATCGGGTATTCTCACAGACCGGGAGGTGGTCAGCCTCTTCCTACACTTTACCGTTAACCCCAAACCTCATGTGGAATTTATTGACCGACCGCGCTGCTGTCTACGGGGGAAGGAGTGCAGCATCACACGCTTTGGCCAGGTGGAGAGCCGCTGGGGATATAGCGGCACCAGTGATCGCATACG GTTTTCTGTGAATCGCAGAATATTTGTGGTGGGATTTGGGCTCTATGGCTCCATACATGGTCCAACCGACTATCAGGTCAACATTCAG ATTATCCACACAGACAGCAACACAGTCCTGGGACAGAATGACACAGGCTTCAGCTGTGATGGGACAGCAAATACCTTCAGAGTGATGTTCAAGGAACCTGTGGAGATCCTTCCCAGTGTCAACTACATTGCTTGTGCAACGCTTAAG GGACCCGATTCCCACTATGGTACCAAGGGCATGCGCAAAGTCACTCATGAAGCCCCAGCCACTGGCACCAAGACCTGCTTCACATTTTGTTATGCTGCTGGAAACAACAATGGCACTTCTGTAGAAGACGGACAAATTCCAGAGGTCATATTTTACACATAA
- the LOC125782162 gene encoding elongation factor 2-like, translating to MVNFTVDQIRAIMDKKSNIRNMSVIAHVDHGKSTLTDSLVSKAGIIASSRAGETRFTDTRKDEQERCITIKSTAISLYYELTDNDVAFIKQCKDGAGFLINLIDSPGHVDFSSEVTAALRVTDGALVVVDCVSGVCVQTETVLRQAIGERIKPVLMMNKMDRALLELQLEPEELYQTFQRIVENVNVIISTYGEDENGPMGNIMIDPVVGTVGFGSGLHGWAFTLKQFAEMYVMKFAAKGDAQLGPAERCKKVEDMMKKLWGDRYFDPVTGKFSKSPNGPEGRKLPRTFAQLILDPIFKVFDAIMNFKKDETAKLIEKLDIKLDAEDKEKEGKPLLKAVMRRWLPAGEALLQMITIHLPSPVTAQRYRCELLYEGPGDDEAAMGIKNCDPKAPLMMYISKMVPTTDKGRFYAFGRVFSGSVSTGLKVRIMGPNYTPGKKEDLYLKPIQRTILMMGRYVEPIEDVPCGNIVGLVGVDQFLVKTGTITTFEQAHNMRVMKFSVSPVVRVAVEAKNPADLPKLVEGLKRLAKSDPMVQCIIEESGEHIIAGAGELHLEICLKDLEEDHACIPIKKSDPVVSYRETVSDESKIMCLSKSPNKHNRLFMKARPMAEGLPEDIDKGDVTARQEMKARARYLAEKYEWEVTEARKIWCFGPDGNGPNVLVDVTKGVQYLNEIKDSVVAGFQWATKEGVLCEENMRGCRFDIHDVTLHADAIHRGGGQIIPTARRVLYACQLTAEPRLLEPVYLVEIQCPEAVVGGIYGVLNRKRGLVFEESQVAGTPMFVVKAYLPVNESFGFTADLRSNTSGQAFPQCVFDHWQILPGDPMEPNSKPSQIVADARKRKGLKEGVPALDNYLDKL from the exons ATG GTGAACTTCACCGTAGACCAGATCCGTGCCATCATGGACAAAAAGTCCAACATCCGTAACATGTCTGTGATTGCGCACGTCGATCATGGTAAATCAACTTTGACTGACTCGCTGGTGTCCAAGGCTGGTATCATTGCTTCATCTCGTGCAGGAGAAACACGCTTCACTGACACAAGAAAGGATGAGCAGGAGCGCTGCATCACCATCAAGTCCAC GGCCATCTCTTTGTATTATGAGCTAACTGACAACGACGTGGCCTTCATCAAGCAGTGCAAAGATGGCGCTGGATTTCTGATCAACCTGATTGACTCCCCTGGGCACGTTGACTTCTCTTCGGAGGTGACAGCTGCCCTGCGTGTCACCGATGGAGCCCTGGTGGTGGTTGACTGTGTGTCTG gtgtgtgtgtgcagactgaGACCGTGCTCAGGCAGGCTATTGGAGAGAGGATCAAGCCTGTTCTGATGATGAACAAGATGGACCGTGCCTTGCTGGAGCTGCAGCTGGAGCCTGAGGAACTGTACCAGACCTTCCAGCGTATTGTGGAGAATGTCAATGTCATCATTTCCACCTACGGAGAGGATGAGAATGGACCAATGGGCAACATCATG attGATCCAGTCGTGGGAACAGTTGGATTTGGATCTGGACTGCACGGATGGGCCTTCACCCTCAAACAGTTTGCTGAGATGTACGTGATGAAGTTTGCTGCTAAGGGTGATGCCCAGCTGGGACCAGCAGAACGCTGCAAGAAGGTGGAGGACATGATGAAGAAACTGTGGGGTGACAG gtACTTTGACCCAGTCACTGGTAAATTCAGCAAGAGCCCTAATGGACCAGAGGGCAGGAAGCTCCCCAGAACTTTTGCCCAACTCATCTTGGACCCCATCTTCAAA GTTTTTGATGCCATCATGAACTTTAAAAAGGATGAAACTGCCAAGCTGATTGAGAAATTGGACATCAAGCTGGACGCTGAGGATAAGGAGAAGGAGGGCAAGCCCCTGTTGAAGGCTGTGATGCGTCGCTGGCTGCCAGCTGGAGAAGCCCTGCTTCAGATGAtcaccatccatcttccatctCCTGTCACTGCTCAGAGGTATCGTTGTGAGCTCCTGTACGAAGGACCTGGAGACGATGAGGCTGCAATGG GTATCAAGAACTGTGACCCTAAAGCTCCCCTAATGATGTACATCTCAAAGATGGTGCCAACTACCGACAAGGGTCGTTTCTATGCCTTTGGGCGTGTCTTCTCTGGCTCTGTGTCCACTGGCCTGAAGGTGCGCATTATGGGACCAAATTACACCCCTGGAAAAAAGGAGGACCTTTACCTCAAGCCCATCCAGAG GACCATTTTGATGATGGGTCGCTATGTTGAGCCTATTGAGGATGTGCCCTGCGGAAATATTGTGGGGCTGGTAGGCGTGGACCAGTTTTTGGTGAAGACCGGGACCATCACCACCTTTGAGCAAGCCCACAACATGCGTGTGATGAAGTTCAGTGTCAGCCCTGTGGTGAGAGTGGCAGTAGAGGCCAAGAACCCTGCCGACCTGCCCAAGCTGGTGGAGGGTCTAAAACGTCTGGCCAAGTCTGACCCCATGGTACAGTGTATCATTGAGGAGTCTGGAGAGCACATCATTGCTGGAGCTGGTGAGCTGCATCTTGAGATCTGCCTGAAGGATCTTGAGGAGGACCATGCCTGCATTCCAATTAAG AAATCCGACCCAGTTGTGTCTTACAGAGAGACCGTGTCTGATGAGTCCAAAATCATGTGCCTGTCTAAGTCTCCAAACAAGCATAACCGTCTGTTCATGAAGGCTCGTCCCATGGCTGAAGGCCTGCCCGAAGACATTGACAAGGGTGACGTCACAGCCAGGCAGGAGATGAAGGCCCGTGCCCGTTACCTGGCCGAGAAGTACGAGTGGGAGGTAACAGAGGCCCGTAAGATCTGGTGCTTCGGTCCTGACGGAAATGGCCCCAATGTTCTGGTGGATGTGACTAAGGGAGTGCAGTACCTTAATGAGATCAAGGACAGTGTTGTGGCTGGTTTCCAGTGGGCCACCAAAGAG GGTGTGCTGTGTGAGGAGAACATGCGTGGTTGTCGCTTTGACATTCATGATGTCACCCTTCATGCTGATGCCATCCACCGTGGTGGTGGCCAGATCATTCCTACAGCCCGCAGAGTGCTTTATGCCTGCCAGCTCACAGCTGAGCCCAGGCTTCTTGAACCTGTCTACCTGGTGGAGATCCAG TGTCCTGAGGCTGTTGTTGGTGGCATCTATGGTGTACTGAACAGAAAGAGAGGTCTGGTGTTTGAGGAGTCCCAGGTTGCAGGAACACCCATGTTTGTGGTCAAGGCCTATCTGCCTGTCAATGAGTCTTTCG GATTCACCGCTGACCTTCGCTCCAACACCTCTGGCCAGGCCTTCCCACAGTGCGTGTTTGACCACTGGCAGATTCTGCCTGGTGATCCCATGGAGCCAAACTCCAAGCCAAGCCAGATTGTGGCTGACGCACGCAAGCGTAAGGGTCTCAAGGAAGGTGTTCCAGCTCTGGATAACTACTTGGACAAATTGTAA